In the genome of Tannockella kyphosi, one region contains:
- a CDS encoding phospho-sugar mutase has protein sequence MKEFINKNYQLWLEKATDQTVIKELKSIENNETKIEDAFYKELEFGTGGLRGVLGAGTNRLNIYTVAKVSQGLANYVKQNFQPKDWKIAVCYDSRNMSKEFAEVSSGVFAANGITAHIFKELMPTPCLSYALRELNCASGIIITASHNPAKYNGYKVYGADGCQITTQAATLIYKEIQATDVFKDVKNLDFNEGLSTSKIQYISDDIYTNYTKEVLNQSLLGNHQVDKNISIVYTPLHGAGLKPVIRALSEGGYTNIKVVKEQEQPDGNFTTCPYPNPEIKETLQLGIEYAKKYDADLVLATDPDCDRVGIAVRDFKGELVLLSGNEVGILLLDYICRRRVALKTMPKDPVLVKTIVSTDMAEVIAKSYGVRTIDVLTGFKFIGEQIGILEKEGNMDSYIFGFEESYGYLSGPYVRDKDAVNGAFLICEMFAYYESLGLTLLDILEDLYEEFGYSYNTLYSFEFEGSQGFKKMQNIMKDMRCGIDAIGTKKVLELVDYNGGLNGLPKSDVLKFVLEGNNSIIVRPSGTEPKIKLYISVNAENREAASIMATRKLTALKERLV, from the coding sequence ATGAAAGAATTCATCAACAAAAATTATCAATTATGGTTAGAAAAAGCAACAGATCAAACAGTAATAAAAGAATTAAAAAGCATTGAAAATAATGAAACAAAAATAGAAGATGCATTTTATAAAGAATTAGAATTCGGTACAGGTGGTCTTCGTGGTGTATTAGGTGCTGGTACAAATAGATTAAACATTTATACAGTAGCTAAAGTATCACAAGGACTTGCAAACTACGTAAAACAAAACTTCCAACCAAAAGACTGGAAAATAGCCGTATGTTACGATTCTCGTAACATGTCTAAAGAATTCGCTGAAGTATCTTCAGGAGTATTTGCAGCCAATGGTATTACTGCACATATCTTCAAAGAATTAATGCCTACACCATGTTTATCTTATGCCCTAAGAGAATTAAACTGTGCTTCTGGTATCATAATTACTGCATCACATAACCCAGCTAAATATAACGGATATAAAGTATATGGTGCGGATGGATGTCAAATAACTACCCAAGCAGCAACACTTATCTATAAAGAAATACAAGCAACAGATGTCTTCAAGGATGTAAAGAATCTAGATTTCAATGAAGGACTATCTACTTCTAAAATACAATATATATCTGATGATATATATACTAACTATACAAAAGAAGTATTAAATCAATCATTATTAGGAAATCATCAAGTAGATAAGAATATATCTATCGTATATACACCACTACATGGTGCAGGGTTAAAACCTGTCATTCGTGCTCTCAGTGAGGGTGGATATACAAATATAAAAGTAGTAAAAGAACAAGAACAACCAGATGGAAACTTTACAACATGTCCATATCCTAATCCAGAAATAAAAGAGACATTACAACTAGGTATTGAATATGCAAAGAAATATGATGCTGATTTAGTATTAGCCACTGATCCTGATTGTGATCGAGTAGGTATAGCAGTAAGAGACTTTAAAGGAGAATTAGTATTACTAAGTGGTAATGAAGTAGGTATCTTATTATTAGATTATATATGTAGAAGACGTGTTGCTTTAAAAACAATGCCAAAAGATCCAGTATTAGTAAAGACGATTGTAAGTACTGATATGGCAGAAGTAATTGCTAAATCTTATGGAGTACGTACAATTGATGTACTAACAGGATTTAAGTTTATTGGAGAACAAATAGGTATCTTAGAAAAAGAAGGAAATATGGATTCTTATATTTTTGGTTTTGAAGAAAGTTATGGTTATTTAAGTGGTCCTTATGTTAGAGATAAAGATGCAGTAAATGGAGCATTCTTAATATGTGAAATGTTCGCCTATTATGAATCTTTAGGATTAACTTTATTAGATATATTAGAAGACTTATATGAAGAATTTGGTTATTCTTATAACACTTTATATTCTTTTGAATTTGAAGGATCACAAGGATTTAAAAAAATGCAAAATATCATGAAAGATATGCGTTGTGGTATTGATGCAATAGGTACTAAAAAAGTCTTAGAATTAGTTGATTATAATGGTGGTTTAAATGGTTTACCTAAATCAGATGTATTAAAGTTTGTTCTAGAAGGAAATAACTCTATTATTGTTAGACCTTCAGGAACGGAACCTAAAATAAAACTATATATTTCTGTAAATGCAGAAAATAGAGAAGCTGCTAGTATCATGGCTACTAGAAAACTAACAGCGTTAAAAGAAAGATTAGTCTAA
- a CDS encoding sugar phosphate nucleotidyltransferase, with translation MNIVLLSGGSGKRLWPLSNDIRSKQFIKMFETEDQQYESMVQRVYRQIKEVDSDANITIATSKSQVSAIKNQLGKEVGVCVEPCRRDTFPAIALAASYLKDCRGISEDEVVVVCPVDPYVELPYFQTLEDLSECAKTSSANMVLMGIEPTYPSEKYGYIIPKDKQNVSKVDLFREKPSTELAKEYIEQGALWNGGVFAFKLGYMLNRAHELIDFIDYQDLFSKYDTLEKISFDYAVVEHEEKINVMRFSGEWKDLGTWNTLTEAMNSPSIGEAIMNNECENVHVLNELNVPILCMGLKDVVISASLEGVLVSDKEQSSYIKPFVENIHQRIMFAEKSWGNFRIVDVTKESLTIKVTLQNGNRMNYHSHEFRDEVWTVISGQGVVILDGIKKDITMGDIISIKAGCKHTVIANTELELIEVQIGKELSVEDKTKYDFPM, from the coding sequence ATGAATATTGTATTATTATCAGGAGGAAGTGGAAAACGTTTATGGCCACTATCAAACGATATTCGTTCCAAACAATTCATTAAAATGTTTGAAACAGAAGATCAACAATATGAATCAATGGTCCAAAGAGTCTATCGACAAATAAAAGAAGTAGATAGTGATGCAAACATCACTATCGCTACTTCTAAGTCACAAGTTTCAGCTATTAAAAATCAATTAGGTAAAGAAGTTGGTGTTTGTGTTGAACCTTGTCGAAGAGATACTTTTCCGGCTATTGCATTAGCCGCGTCGTATTTAAAAGATTGTCGTGGAATATCAGAAGATGAAGTGGTAGTGGTATGTCCAGTAGATCCATATGTAGAATTACCTTACTTTCAGACATTAGAAGATCTTAGTGAATGTGCTAAAACTAGTAGTGCAAATATGGTATTAATGGGAATTGAACCTACTTATCCTAGTGAAAAGTATGGATATATTATTCCTAAAGATAAACAAAATGTAAGTAAAGTAGATTTATTTAGAGAAAAGCCTTCAACAGAATTAGCGAAAGAATATATAGAACAAGGAGCTTTATGGAATGGTGGAGTATTTGCCTTTAAACTAGGCTATATGTTAAATCGTGCTCATGAACTTATTGATTTTATAGATTATCAAGATCTATTTTCTAAATACGATACATTAGAAAAAATCAGTTTCGACTATGCAGTAGTCGAACATGAAGAAAAAATTAATGTAATGCGTTTTTCAGGAGAATGGAAAGATTTAGGGACTTGGAATACTTTAACAGAAGCAATGAATAGTCCTAGTATAGGTGAAGCCATTATGAATAATGAATGTGAAAACGTTCATGTTCTAAATGAACTTAATGTACCAATACTATGTATGGGACTAAAAGATGTGGTAATATCAGCTAGTCTTGAAGGAGTATTAGTATCTGATAAAGAACAATCAAGTTATATTAAACCGTTCGTAGAAAACATTCATCAACGAATTATGTTTGCAGAAAAATCATGGGGAAATTTCCGCATAGTAGATGTAACTAAAGAAAGTTTAACTATTAAAGTTACTTTACAGAACGGTAATAGAATGAACTATCATAGTCATGAATTTAGAGATGAAGTATGGACAGTTATATCAGGCCAAGGAGTAGTGATCTTAGATGGTATCAAAAAAGATATTACTATGGGTGATATAATAAGCATAAAAGCAGGATGCAAACATACAGTAATAGCGAACACTGAATTAGAATTAATTGAGGTGCAAATCGGTAAAGAATTATCGGTAGAAGATAAGACTAAATACGATTTCCCTATGTAA
- a CDS encoding GDP-L-fucose synthase family protein: MEKNAKIYIAGHRGMVGSAIMRNLVASGYTNIITRTSKELDLRRQADVEEFFEKEKPEYVFLAAAKVGGIIANSLHLADFMYDNILLEMNVINAAWKNNCKKLLFLGSSCIYPRLATQPMKETCLLTSALEPTNEAYALAKISGLKYCEYLNRQYNTNFISAMPTNLYGPNDNYHPEHSHVLPALIRRFHEARENNVETVTCWGTGTPLREFLYVDDLAEACIFLMDNYEGNETVNLGSGQELSIKELTQLVAKTTGYQGEILWDTNKPDGTPRKLLDVSKLENLGWKATTTLEQGIELSYQDFLNNEVRAER; the protein is encoded by the coding sequence ATGGAAAAGAATGCGAAAATATATATAGCCGGACATAGGGGTATGGTTGGTTCTGCAATTATGAGAAATTTAGTTGCGAGTGGTTATACAAATATTATTACTAGAACATCAAAAGAATTGGATTTAAGAAGACAAGCTGATGTAGAGGAATTTTTTGAAAAAGAAAAACCTGAATACGTATTCTTAGCTGCTGCTAAAGTAGGGGGAATTATCGCAAATAGTTTACACTTAGCAGATTTTATGTATGATAATATTTTATTAGAAATGAATGTGATTAATGCAGCATGGAAAAATAACTGTAAGAAATTATTATTCTTAGGTTCATCATGTATTTATCCAAGACTTGCAACACAACCAATGAAAGAAACATGCTTACTTACAAGTGCATTAGAGCCTACAAATGAGGCTTATGCACTTGCGAAGATAAGTGGGTTAAAATATTGTGAATATTTAAATCGTCAGTATAACACGAATTTTATTAGTGCTATGCCTACAAATTTATATGGGCCTAATGATAACTATCATCCAGAACATTCTCATGTATTACCAGCACTAATTAGACGTTTCCATGAAGCAAGAGAGAATAATGTAGAAACAGTTACTTGTTGGGGAACAGGAACTCCTTTACGTGAATTCTTATATGTAGATGATTTAGCAGAAGCTTGTATCTTTTTAATGGATAACTATGAAGGGAATGAAACAGTAAACTTAGGTTCAGGACAAGAGTTATCTATTAAAGAATTAACACAACTAGTTGCTAAGACTACTGGATATCAAGGGGAAATCTTATGGGATACAAATAAACCTGATGGAACACCTCGTAAGTTATTAGATGTTAGTAAATTAGAAAACTTAGGTTGGAAAGCTACTACTACATTAGAACAAGGAATAGAATTATCTTATCAAGATTTCTTAAATAATGAAGTAAGAGCTGAAAGATAA
- the gmd gene encoding GDP-mannose 4,6-dehydratase: MKKALITGITGQDGSYLAEFLLEKGYEVHGIVRRASIANTPRIDHLIEANSITLHDGDLTDTSSIIRILTIVKPDEIYNLAAQSHVGVSFDSPEYSGDVDALGVLRVLEAVRILGMIETCRIYQASTSELYGKVVEVPQRETTPFYPYSPYAVAKQYGFWMTKEYREAYNMFAVNGILFNHESERRGETFVTRKITLAAGRIACGIQDVLHLGNLDSLRDWGYAKDYVECMWLMLQHDTPEDFVIATGEQHTVREFTYETFKAIGIELRFEGEGIDEKGIDTATGKVLVEVNEKWFRPTDVDNLWGDPTKAKTVLNWNPQSTSFHELVEIMAKHDLELAKKQAAMKKA, encoded by the coding sequence ATGAAAAAAGCATTGATAACAGGTATAACAGGACAAGATGGTTCTTATTTAGCAGAGTTTTTATTAGAGAAAGGGTATGAGGTACATGGTATCGTACGTCGTGCATCAATCGCTAATACTCCAAGAATTGATCATTTAATTGAAGCAAATTCAATTACTTTACATGATGGAGATTTAACGGATACATCGAGTATTATTCGTATTTTAACAATTGTTAAACCAGATGAAATTTATAATTTAGCGGCACAAAGCCATGTAGGCGTTAGTTTTGATTCTCCTGAGTATTCGGGGGATGTAGATGCTTTAGGTGTACTTAGAGTATTAGAAGCAGTACGTATCTTAGGAATGATTGAAACATGTAGAATCTATCAAGCATCTACATCTGAATTATATGGAAAAGTAGTTGAAGTTCCTCAAAGAGAAACTACTCCTTTCTATCCATATAGCCCATATGCGGTTGCAAAACAATATGGTTTCTGGATGACAAAAGAATATAGAGAAGCATATAACATGTTTGCAGTAAATGGTATTTTATTTAATCATGAATCAGAAAGACGTGGAGAAACATTTGTTACTCGTAAAATCACATTAGCTGCAGGTAGAATAGCTTGTGGTATTCAAGATGTTTTACATTTAGGAAACTTAGATTCTTTACGTGACTGGGGTTATGCGAAGGATTATGTAGAGTGTATGTGGTTAATGTTACAACATGATACACCAGAGGATTTCGTTATTGCAACAGGAGAACAACATACAGTACGTGAATTCACATATGAAACATTCAAAGCAATAGGTATTGAATTACGTTTTGAAGGGGAAGGTATTGATGAAAAAGGTATTGATACAGCTACTGGTAAAGTATTAGTAGAAGTAAATGAAAAATGGTTTAGACCTACAGATGTTGATAACTTATGGGGAGATCCTACGAAAGCTAAAACAGTTTTAAATTGGAATCCACAATCAACTAGTTTCCATGAGTTAGTAGAAATTATGGCTAAACATGATTTAGAATTAGCGAAAAAACAAGCTGCAATGAAAAAAGCTTAG
- a CDS encoding helix-turn-helix domain-containing protein has protein sequence MNTTHFHGDLVYTNRIIYTATTFAKNNLIHLQEAGTTQALQPHKSTRSKLSSYLFFIVKKGSGTLEYNNQTHYIKTGDCVFIDCKKEYSQCSSLNLWEIQWVHFYGPNISNIYKKYIERGGLPCFSTSHYTSYEDILTTIHTIAKSDDYIKDMTIYSKLTELLTLLMSDSWHKNKFKKLPNTKRNLQTVKEYIDTNYSDKLSLDTLSEQFFINKYYLTRLFKEQFGLSLIDYLLHVRITHAKQLLRFSNLSIEKVGIQCGIPDANYFTRIFKKLEGTSPKEYRKMW, from the coding sequence ATGAATACTACTCATTTCCATGGAGATTTAGTGTATACGAATCGTATAATTTACACAGCTACCACCTTTGCAAAAAACAACCTAATACACTTACAAGAAGCAGGTACTACCCAAGCATTACAACCTCATAAAAGTACTAGATCTAAATTATCTTCTTATCTATTCTTTATCGTAAAAAAAGGTTCAGGAACACTGGAATATAATAATCAAACCCACTATATCAAAACTGGTGACTGTGTCTTTATTGATTGTAAAAAAGAATACTCTCAATGCAGTTCCCTAAACCTATGGGAAATACAATGGGTCCATTTCTATGGACCCAATATTTCAAACATCTATAAAAAATACATAGAAAGAGGTGGTTTACCTTGCTTTTCTACAAGTCACTATACTTCTTATGAAGACATACTTACTACTATTCATACGATTGCAAAATCAGATGACTATATTAAAGATATGACTATCTATTCTAAATTAACAGAGTTATTAACTCTGTTAATGAGTGATAGTTGGCACAAAAATAAATTTAAAAAGCTTCCTAATACCAAAAGAAACCTACAAACTGTAAAAGAATATATAGATACTAACTATTCAGATAAACTATCCTTAGATACCTTATCTGAACAGTTCTTTATTAATAAATATTATCTTACAAGACTCTTTAAAGAACAGTTTGGTTTATCTCTTATTGATTACTTATTACATGTACGTATTACACATGCAAAACAGTTACTTAGATTTAGTAATTTAAGTATAGAAAAAGTCGGAATCCAGTGTGGTATACCGGATGCAAACTATTTTACTAGAATATTTAAAAAGCTAGAGGGTACTAGTCCTAAAGAATATAGGAAGATGTGGTAA
- a CDS encoding acyltransferase, with product MKKILFILNMYTNFYNVLNLKRKKVSYSDNLNINGKLSLHGNGKIYIGNNVTIHSDCRINPIGGLTKTFLRAEGSAILKIGNNVGISHSAITAFENITIEDNVLIGSGCKIYDTDFHSLDYNERINENDTGAKCRSVLIRNGVFIGAHCIILKGVTIGEKSIIGAGSVVTRSVPPYQVWAGNPAKFIKKVSV from the coding sequence GTGAAAAAAATACTTTTTATATTGAATATGTATACTAATTTTTATAATGTTTTAAATTTGAAGAGAAAAAAAGTTAGTTATTCTGATAATTTAAATATAAATGGGAAATTGTCTTTACATGGCAATGGAAAAATATATATAGGGAATAATGTAACTATACATTCAGATTGTAGAATTAATCCAATAGGTGGATTAACAAAAACTTTTTTGAGAGCAGAAGGAAGTGCGATTTTAAAAATCGGAAATAATGTAGGAATTTCTCATTCTGCCATAACAGCTTTTGAAAATATAACGATTGAAGATAATGTGCTCATTGGATCGGGTTGTAAAATCTACGATACCGACTTTCATTCATTGGATTATAATGAACGTATTAATGAGAATGATACAGGAGCTAAATGTAGAAGTGTCTTAATTAGAAATGGTGTTTTTATAGGAGCACACTGCATTATCTTAAAAGGTGTTACAATTGGCGAAAAGTCAATAATAGGAGCAGGATCTGTAGTAACACGATCAGTACCACCTTACCAGGTTTGGGCTGGGAACCCTGCAAAATTCATTAAAAAGGTGAGTGTATGA
- a CDS encoding glycosyltransferase: MLQENKFISKEVAKIKLGLTTNKPILLALGGTRDDKGLDSLVESLRNVKNDFYLLIAGKEETFKKEFIESKIISYKDNVKILLHFLSDDEVNLCLIASDFIVLPYKKYFDGASGPLGEGVAMEKIIIRPNHGSLGDIIRNNHLGYTFQSENTESLTKILDLALTESFHFDNAYYDYQNALNPDRFKKEYNKIFQLL, encoded by the coding sequence ATACTTCAAGAAAACAAATTTATTTCTAAAGAGGTTGCAAAAATCAAACTGGGGTTAACCACAAATAAACCAATTTTATTAGCCCTTGGTGGAACTAGAGATGATAAAGGGTTGGACAGTTTAGTGGAATCTCTGAGAAATGTCAAAAATGATTTTTATTTATTAATAGCTGGAAAAGAGGAAACTTTCAAAAAAGAATTTATTGAAAGTAAAATAATCTCATATAAAGATAATGTAAAAATTTTACTTCATTTCTTATCGGATGATGAAGTGAATTTATGTTTGATTGCATCCGATTTTATAGTCCTACCATATAAGAAGTATTTTGATGGGGCGAGTGGTCCATTGGGTGAAGGTGTAGCTATGGAAAAGATTATAATAAGACCAAATCATGGCTCATTAGGTGATATTATACGGAATAATCATTTGGGATACACGTTCCAATCTGAAAATACTGAATCACTGACTAAGATATTAGATCTAGCATTAACCGAATCATTTCACTTTGATAATGCATATTATGATTACCAAAACGCATTAAATCCTGATAGATTTAAAAAAGAATATAATAAAATATTTCAATTATTATAA